CGGGGAGTTGACCGGGCCGCTCATCTTGGCGCACTCGAGGCGGGAGGGAATACACTCGCTGCGCTGCCCTATGGTTTTTCACGGTTCAGGCTGCACCATACCCTCGCGGAGGCATTCGATCCCGAGCGGTTCCTGGTCATGAGCGAGGTTCCGCCCGGTATCGGGTTCTCAGTCATGAGTGCCTTCAGGCGCAACAAGTACCTTGCGGCTCTCGCCGAAGCGGTCATCGTTATCGAGCCGGGCGAAAAAGGCGGAACATGGTTCTCGGCGGAACGGGCATCGCGAATGAAAAAGCCCCTTTTTTACTTTGAGGGCGACCGTCCCTATGTCATCGAACGTATGATACCGCTCGGTGGAATCCGCCTGACAGTAAAAAACGGTATACCGGATATCGAACCGGTTTTTGAACAGTGCCGCAGGTGAATGACAC
This window of the bacterium genome carries:
- a CDS encoding DNA-protecting protein DprA, which encodes MDDDCEYPEILKRYLGNSHPEILFYMGEKAILRQPMIMISGSREASVTGLEIAHACGKLITARGYAVASGYARGVDRAAHLGALEAGGNTLAALPYGFSRFRLHHTLAEAFDPERFLVMSEVPPGIGFSVMSAFRRNKYLAALAEAVIVIEPGEKGGTWFSAERASRMKKPLFYFEGDRPYVIERMIPLGGIRLTVKNGIPDIEPVFEQCRR